One region of Acidimicrobiales bacterium genomic DNA includes:
- a CDS encoding DegV family protein translates to MVGIVTDSASALEPGIVDAEHIHLVPLLLEAEGGSVEETALTESEMSDLLSSGRARTASPPPGSFMKAIEDADDGEGVVILTVGSRFSSSADAARLAASQTEKMVEVVDTQAAAGAQALVVLSTAAAARTGLGIDALAKHAGEVSRRVRLVSEVGDLTQLARSGRLPRRLASLGNSVGVRPVFELRNGSIRLLRPGLSKGGALSLMMETWRRSAVPDHKLHLVAMHGGDRARAEEILRAVTDVATPATSMISRFGPAMVAHTGNDIDGLAWWWEPESGKLLDGGNS, encoded by the coding sequence ATGGTCGGGATCGTCACCGACAGCGCGTCGGCCCTCGAACCCGGCATCGTTGATGCCGAGCACATTCACCTGGTGCCGCTCCTGTTGGAGGCGGAAGGTGGTTCGGTCGAAGAGACCGCCCTGACCGAGTCGGAGATGTCCGACCTGCTCAGCTCCGGCAGAGCCCGAACGGCAAGCCCCCCGCCCGGGTCGTTCATGAAGGCGATCGAGGATGCCGATGACGGGGAGGGGGTGGTCATCCTCACCGTGGGCAGCCGCTTCTCGAGTTCCGCCGACGCCGCGCGGCTGGCAGCTTCCCAGACGGAAAAAATGGTCGAGGTCGTTGATACCCAAGCCGCCGCCGGAGCCCAGGCCTTGGTGGTGCTCTCGACCGCGGCTGCGGCGAGAACCGGACTCGGTATCGATGCTCTGGCCAAACATGCAGGAGAGGTGAGCCGGAGGGTCAGGCTCGTCTCCGAGGTCGGGGACCTGACCCAACTTGCGCGAAGCGGTCGCCTGCCCCGGCGCCTCGCGTCGCTCGGCAACAGTGTCGGGGTCCGTCCGGTCTTCGAGCTCCGCAACGGTTCGATCAGGTTGTTGAGGCCGGGCCTGTCGAAGGGCGGTGCCCTGTCACTGATGATGGAAACCTGGCGCCGGTCGGCGGTTCCCGATCACAAGCTTCACCTGGTGGCGATGCACGGTGGTGACCGCGCCCGCGCGGAAGAGATCCTTCGAGCGGTCACAGATGTGGCGACGCCGGCTACCTCGATGATCAGTCGTTTCGGGCCGGCAATGGTCGCCCACACGGGCAACGACATCGACGGTTTGGCGTGGTGGTGGGAGCCGGAATCGGGGAAGCTCTTGGACGGTGGAAACTCCTGA